A window of Benincasa hispida cultivar B227 unplaced genomic scaffold, ASM972705v1 Contig654, whole genome shotgun sequence contains these coding sequences:
- the LOC120069879 gene encoding uncharacterized mitochondrial protein AtMg00810-like, with the protein MTEYLILKKNLANDFQIKDLGTLKYFLGMEFVRSLSDLKMAFLSTIGSIFYLLNETSLLGCKIAETPIEQNLKLVATKEKEKYQRLVGRLIYLSHTRLDITFTVSVVSQFIHAPGSVHFEAVYRILRYLKGTPRKGILFTKHDHLNIEVYTNVDWAGSTTDRRSTSRYFSFVGGNLVTWRSKKKSVVARSSTEAEFRALAHGICEGIWIRRLLEELNFSQTMPIRIYYDNKSTIPLPTIQFFMIGPNILKLINTP; encoded by the coding sequence ATGACTGAATATCTTATCTTGAAGAAAAACCTTGCTAATGATTTTCAAATTAAGGACCTGGGAACCTTAAAGTATTTCCTAGGAATGGAGTTTGTCAGGAGTTTGTCAGATCTAAAAATGGCATTCTTGTCAACCATAGGAAGTATATTCTACCTACTGAATGAGACAAGTTTACTTGGTTGCAAGATAGCAGAAACTCCTattgagcaaaatttaaaattggttgctacaaaagaaaaggaaaagtacCAGAGGCTTGTAGGGAGACTCATATACCTCTCTCACACACGTCTTGACATTACTTTCACAGTTAGTGTAGTAAGTCAGTTCATCCATGCTCCCGGGTCAGTTCACTTTGAAGCAGTTTAtagaattttgagatatttgaaaggtactcCACGAAAAGGTATATTATTCACGAAGCATGACCACCTAAACATTGAGGTTTACACTAATGTTGATTGGGCAGGAAGCACGACTGATAGAAGATCTACTTCGAGGTATTTCTCTTTTGTTGGAGGAAATCTGGTTACTTGgcgaagtaaaaaaaaaagtgtggtTGCAAGAAGTAGTACTGAAGCAGAATTTAGGGCATTAGCCCATGGTATTTGTGAGGGCATATGGATAAGAAGACTATTGGAAGAATTGAATTTCTCTCAGACAATGCCCATACGAATCTATTATGATAACAAGTCAACAATTCCATTGCCCACAATCCAGTTCTTCATGATAGGAccaaacatattgaagttgataaaCACTCCATAA